The following proteins come from a genomic window of Acidimicrobiales bacterium:
- a CDS encoding FAD-dependent oxidoreductase: MRVIVLGAGFGGLELATRLSEEFGDGVDVVLVDQRDGFVFGFSKLDVMFGRTTDAAVHHPYRELAKAGVQFVQAKVTAIDPTTREVETDAGAFAGDVLVVALGADVHPEATPGLVEGGHEFYTEAGAFALRRVLADFEGGRVIIGVTSTPFKCPPAPSETALLMHDHLVRNGVRDTSRIHLVMPLPVPIPPSPEASRALLEAFAERGIDWHPNRRLSELDPAQRVAVLDDGSEMPYELVLAVPVHRAPAVVAEAGLTVDGWVPVNPLTLETSFPGVYAIGDVTSVGTPKAGVFSERQGAVAADRIADVIRGRAGSAEYDGRGMCYLEFGDREVARVEVTFVSGHPPTGTFVSPSEALAAEKVRFGSSRARRWFGREWSPGGPGG; the protein is encoded by the coding sequence ATGCGGGTGATCGTCCTCGGCGCCGGGTTCGGGGGCCTCGAGCTCGCCACCCGGTTGTCCGAGGAGTTCGGCGACGGGGTCGACGTCGTGCTCGTCGACCAGCGTGACGGGTTCGTGTTCGGGTTCTCGAAGCTCGACGTCATGTTCGGTCGCACGACGGACGCCGCCGTGCACCATCCCTACCGGGAGCTCGCCAAGGCCGGCGTGCAGTTCGTGCAGGCGAAGGTGACCGCCATCGACCCGACGACCAGGGAGGTGGAGACGGACGCCGGTGCGTTCGCCGGCGACGTCCTGGTGGTCGCGCTGGGCGCCGACGTCCACCCCGAGGCCACGCCGGGGCTGGTCGAGGGGGGCCACGAGTTCTACACCGAGGCGGGCGCCTTCGCCCTGCGCCGGGTCCTGGCCGACTTCGAGGGCGGCCGGGTCATCATCGGGGTCACCTCGACGCCGTTCAAGTGCCCGCCCGCTCCCAGCGAGACGGCCCTGCTGATGCACGACCACCTCGTGCGGAACGGCGTCCGCGACACCTCCCGTATCCACCTGGTGATGCCGTTGCCGGTGCCCATCCCACCGTCGCCCGAGGCCTCACGGGCACTGCTGGAGGCGTTCGCCGAGCGCGGCATCGACTGGCACCCGAACCGCCGGTTGAGCGAGCTCGACCCGGCGCAGCGCGTTGCCGTCCTCGACGACGGCAGCGAGATGCCCTACGAGCTGGTCCTCGCCGTCCCGGTCCACCGGGCACCGGCGGTCGTCGCCGAAGCCGGTCTGACCGTCGACGGGTGGGTCCCGGTAAACCCCCTGACGCTGGAGACGTCGTTCCCCGGGGTGTACGCGATCGGGGACGTCACGAGCGTCGGCACGCCGAAGGCCGGCGTGTTCTCCGAGCGACAGGGAGCGGTCGCCGCCGATCGCATTGCCGATGTCATCCGAGGGCGGGCGGGTTCGGCGGAGTACGACGGCCGGGGCATGTGCTACCTCGAGTTCGGCGACCGCGAGGTGGCTCGTGTCGAGGTGACGTTCGTGAGCGGCCACCCCCCGACCGGGACCTTCGTCTCCCCCTCGGAGGCCCTCGCCGCCGAGAAGGTCCGGTTCGGGTCCAGCCGCG
- the ppdK gene encoding pyruvate, phosphate dikinase, giving the protein MALVFAFDHKHRTSPMGLKDLLGGKGANLAEMTSVLELPVPPGFTITTDACRAYMDGGWPDGLTGEVEKQVKRLQKAMGKKLGDPEDPLLVSVRSGAKFSMPGMMDTVLNLGLNDESVEGLAVQTDERFAYDSYRRFVAMYGRIVQGIEGSEFDSLLDAAKEADGVTADSEITPGTLRKLVEQEKDVVVRHTGKPFPQAPAEQLRGAIEAVFASWNGPRAVAYRVRERIAHDLGTAVNVQAMVFGNRDDNSGTGVGFTRDPATGEAGAYGDFLVNAQGEDVVAGIRNTEPLSAMKTRFPEIHKELLGIFERLEAHYRDMCDTEFTIEQGRLWMLQTRVGKRTGRAALRMAVDMTKGRKWRITREEALLRVTAEHLDQVLHPQFSGKDMTVIAKGLAASPGAAVGRAYFTADDAAAAGERGERVILVRTETSPEDVHGMIAAQGILTSRGGLVSHAAVVARGWGKPAVVGAESVRIKGKSFSAGAVTVNEGDVIAVDGTSGVVVLGEVELSMGEPPKEFATILGWADKVRKGRMAVRANADNGPDAANARNFGAEGIGLCRTEHMFLGDDRLPVVRAMIMADTPDEEAAALEKLLAVQRADFEEILEAMDGLPVTVRLLDPPLHEFLPSTEEMAVKKATEGLSEEEEQLYAAAKHWEEFNPMLGTRGVRLGVLKPGLYAMQVRALMEAAAARAAAKGKPVVEIMIPLTVTRQELGLARQWVEEAVAAATAGVRRPIAVSIGTMVETPRAALRADELAEEADFFSFGTNDLTQMVFGFSRDDIEGRMMSTYLEQGLLKRNPFETIDPGGVGELVKIAAERGRAAKPGLKLGVCGEHGGDPESIALFAEAGLDYVSCSPFRVPIARLASAQAILRSAGVA; this is encoded by the coding sequence ATGGCTCTCGTCTTCGCGTTCGACCACAAGCACCGCACCTCCCCCATGGGCCTGAAGGACCTCCTCGGGGGCAAGGGGGCGAACCTGGCCGAGATGACCTCGGTGCTCGAGCTGCCCGTTCCCCCCGGCTTCACCATCACCACCGACGCCTGCCGGGCCTACATGGACGGGGGCTGGCCGGACGGCCTCACCGGCGAGGTCGAGAAGCAGGTCAAGCGGCTGCAGAAGGCGATGGGGAAGAAGCTGGGCGACCCCGAGGACCCGCTGCTGGTGAGCGTGCGATCGGGGGCGAAGTTCTCCATGCCCGGCATGATGGACACCGTCCTCAACCTGGGGCTGAACGACGAGTCCGTGGAGGGCCTGGCCGTCCAGACCGACGAGCGCTTCGCCTACGACTCGTACCGCCGTTTCGTGGCGATGTACGGCCGCATCGTCCAGGGCATCGAGGGGTCCGAGTTCGACTCGCTGCTCGACGCCGCCAAGGAGGCGGACGGCGTCACCGCCGACTCCGAGATCACGCCCGGCACCCTGCGCAAGCTCGTCGAGCAGGAGAAGGACGTCGTCGTCCGCCACACCGGCAAGCCGTTCCCGCAGGCCCCCGCCGAGCAGCTCCGGGGCGCCATCGAGGCGGTCTTCGCCTCGTGGAACGGGCCGCGTGCGGTGGCCTACCGGGTGCGCGAGCGGATCGCCCACGACCTGGGCACGGCCGTGAACGTGCAGGCCATGGTCTTCGGCAACCGGGACGACAACTCGGGCACGGGCGTGGGCTTCACCCGCGACCCCGCCACCGGCGAGGCCGGCGCCTACGGCGACTTCCTGGTCAACGCCCAGGGCGAGGACGTGGTGGCGGGCATCCGCAACACCGAGCCCCTGTCGGCCATGAAGACCCGCTTCCCCGAGATCCACAAGGAGCTGCTCGGGATCTTCGAGCGCCTCGAGGCGCACTACCGCGACATGTGCGACACGGAGTTCACCATCGAGCAGGGCAGGCTGTGGATGCTCCAGACCCGGGTGGGCAAGCGCACCGGTCGGGCCGCCCTGCGCATGGCCGTCGACATGACCAAGGGCCGCAAGTGGAGGATCACCCGCGAGGAGGCGCTCCTGCGGGTCACGGCCGAGCACCTGGACCAGGTGCTCCATCCTCAGTTCTCGGGCAAGGACATGACGGTCATCGCCAAGGGCCTGGCCGCCTCTCCCGGCGCGGCCGTCGGCAGGGCCTACTTCACGGCCGACGACGCGGCGGCGGCCGGCGAGCGGGGTGAGCGGGTGATCCTCGTGCGCACGGAGACGTCGCCCGAGGACGTCCACGGCATGATCGCCGCCCAGGGCATACTCACCTCGCGCGGCGGCCTGGTGAGCCACGCCGCCGTGGTGGCCCGGGGCTGGGGGAAGCCCGCCGTCGTGGGCGCCGAGTCGGTGCGGATCAAGGGGAAGTCCTTCAGCGCGGGCGCCGTCACCGTGAACGAGGGCGACGTCATCGCCGTCGACGGCACCAGCGGCGTCGTCGTGCTGGGCGAGGTCGAGCTGTCGATGGGCGAGCCCCCCAAGGAGTTCGCCACGATCCTGGGCTGGGCCGACAAGGTCCGCAAGGGCAGGATGGCGGTGCGGGCCAACGCCGACAACGGCCCGGACGCCGCCAACGCCCGGAACTTCGGCGCCGAGGGCATCGGCCTGTGCCGGACGGAGCACATGTTCCTCGGCGACGACCGGCTCCCGGTCGTGCGGGCCATGATCATGGCCGACACGCCCGACGAGGAAGCGGCCGCCCTGGAGAAGCTGCTGGCCGTCCAGCGGGCCGACTTCGAGGAGATCCTCGAGGCCATGGACGGGCTCCCCGTGACCGTGCGCCTGCTCGACCCCCCGCTGCACGAGTTCCTGCCGTCGACCGAGGAGATGGCCGTCAAGAAGGCGACCGAGGGGCTGAGCGAGGAGGAGGAGCAGCTCTACGCGGCGGCCAAGCACTGGGAGGAGTTCAACCCGATGCTGGGCACCCGGGGCGTCCGCCTCGGCGTGCTCAAGCCGGGGCTGTACGCCATGCAGGTGCGCGCCCTGATGGAGGCGGCCGCGGCCCGGGCCGCCGCCAAGGGCAAGCCGGTCGTCGAGATCATGATCCCGCTCACGGTCACCCGCCAGGAGCTGGGCCTCGCCCGCCAGTGGGTGGAGGAGGCGGTCGCCGCCGCCACCGCCGGCGTCAGGCGGCCCATCGCCGTGTCGATCGGCACCATGGTGGAGACGCCCCGGGCCGCTCTGCGGGCCGACGAGCTGGCCGAGGAGGCGGACTTCTTCTCGTTCGGCACCAACGACCTCACCCAGATGGTGTTCGGGTTCAGCCGGGACGACATCGAGGGCCGCATGATGAGCACGTACCTGGAGCAGGGGCTGCTCAAGCGCAACCCGTTCGAGACGATCGATCCGGGTGGCGTCGGCGAGCTGGTGAAGATCGCCGCCGAGCGGGGCCGGGCCGCCAAGCCCGGGCTCAAGCTGGGCGTCTGCGGCGAGCACGGCGGCGACCCCGAGTCGATCGCCCTGTTCGCCGAGGCGGGGCTGGACTACGTCAGCTGCTCGCCGTTCCGGGTGCCCATCGCCCGCCTGGCCTCCGCCCAGGCGATCCTGCGCTCCGCCGGGGTCGCCTGA